One window of the Mytilus galloprovincialis chromosome 14, xbMytGall1.hap1.1, whole genome shotgun sequence genome contains the following:
- the LOC143058388 gene encoding caspase-3-like isoform X1 → MEDVTAMIQKSKDCLTNFSPAVRQIEKIGKSGKIFEFLNIIQEKKHITSNNVSFLYQLLYDINRGELVHFLEPIKGYESNGFYPFDQSYSGKCVIINNCKFENDLLERIGSNLDADELLKTFRQLNYKIERHEDLKSHQILEVADTLSKQDHSRYSSVVVCILSHGGLRSVYGVDGFPVPVRNLTEKFTGSNCKSLAGKPKLFFVQACQGSKEQIVQRRIAKRPVARALNDVIRVETDEDDTVEDVIPDESDFLLAFSTAPGCSSYRDPNNGSYFIQALCDQIQKDCMRNHLLDILTDVNKRVSKYDIPIEDNQTVKTAPSYYTSLTHKLHFFPVNSR, encoded by the exons ATGGAAGATGTTACAGCAATGATACAGAAATCAAAAGACTGTTTGACGAATTTTTCTCCCGCTGTTCGTCAAATAGAAAAGATAGGGAAAAGTGGGAAAATATTTGAATTCCTCAACATCATTCAAGAGAAAAAACATATCACATCAAACAACGTTTCATTTTTGTACCAACTACTATACGACATTAACCGGGGAGAATTGGTACATTTCTTGGAACCCATTAAAG gtTATGAATCAAATGGCTTTTATCCTTTTGACCAGAGCTACTCAG GAAAATGTGTTATAATTAACAACTGCAAGTTTGAAAATGACCTTTTAGAGAGAATAGGTTCCAATCTCGATGCCG ATGAACTCTTAAAAACCTTTAGACAGTTAAATTACAAAATAGAGAGACACGAAGATCTCAAATCTCATCAAATACTCGAGGTTGCTGACACCCTATCAAAGCAAGATCACAGTAGATACAGTTCTGTGGTAGTTTGTATTCTTTCCCATGGAGGTCTCCGGTCTGTATATGGTGTTGATGGATTCCCAGTACCAGTAAGAAATCTTACTGAAAAGTTTACAGGGTCAAATTGTAAAAGTTTAGCCGGAAAACCAAAGCTGTTCTTTGTGCAAGCTTGTCAGGGAAGCAAGGAGCAAATTGTTCAAC GCAGAATAGCTAAAAGACCAGTAGCGAGAGCTCTAAATGATGTCATACGTGTAGAAACAGACGAAGATGATACTGTTGAAGATGTCATTCCTGACGAAAGCGATTTCTTATTAGCGTTTTCCACAGCGCCAGGGTGTTCTTCATACAGAGATCCTAATAATGGGTCGTATTTCATACAGGCCTTATGTGACCAGATCCAAAAAGATTGTATGAG GAACCATTTGCTAGATATACTTACAGATGTCAACAAAAGAGTAAGCAAGTACGATATACCCATTGAAGACAACCAGACAGTCAAAACGGCACCTTCATATTATACGTCTCTCACACATAAACTTCATTTCTTTCCAGTAAATTCAcgataa
- the LOC143058388 gene encoding caspase-3-like isoform X2, which produces MEDVTAMIQKSKDCLTNFSPAVRQIEKIGKSGKIFEFLNIIQEKKHITSNNVSFLYQLLYDINRGELVHFLEPIKGKCVIINNCKFENDLLERIGSNLDADELLKTFRQLNYKIERHEDLKSHQILEVADTLSKQDHSRYSSVVVCILSHGGLRSVYGVDGFPVPVRNLTEKFTGSNCKSLAGKPKLFFVQACQGSKEQIVQRRIAKRPVARALNDVIRVETDEDDTVEDVIPDESDFLLAFSTAPGCSSYRDPNNGSYFIQALCDQIQKDCMRNHLLDILTDVNKRVSKYDIPIEDNQTVKTAPSYYTSLTHKLHFFPVNSR; this is translated from the exons ATGGAAGATGTTACAGCAATGATACAGAAATCAAAAGACTGTTTGACGAATTTTTCTCCCGCTGTTCGTCAAATAGAAAAGATAGGGAAAAGTGGGAAAATATTTGAATTCCTCAACATCATTCAAGAGAAAAAACATATCACATCAAACAACGTTTCATTTTTGTACCAACTACTATACGACATTAACCGGGGAGAATTGGTACATTTCTTGGAACCCATTAAAG GAAAATGTGTTATAATTAACAACTGCAAGTTTGAAAATGACCTTTTAGAGAGAATAGGTTCCAATCTCGATGCCG ATGAACTCTTAAAAACCTTTAGACAGTTAAATTACAAAATAGAGAGACACGAAGATCTCAAATCTCATCAAATACTCGAGGTTGCTGACACCCTATCAAAGCAAGATCACAGTAGATACAGTTCTGTGGTAGTTTGTATTCTTTCCCATGGAGGTCTCCGGTCTGTATATGGTGTTGATGGATTCCCAGTACCAGTAAGAAATCTTACTGAAAAGTTTACAGGGTCAAATTGTAAAAGTTTAGCCGGAAAACCAAAGCTGTTCTTTGTGCAAGCTTGTCAGGGAAGCAAGGAGCAAATTGTTCAAC GCAGAATAGCTAAAAGACCAGTAGCGAGAGCTCTAAATGATGTCATACGTGTAGAAACAGACGAAGATGATACTGTTGAAGATGTCATTCCTGACGAAAGCGATTTCTTATTAGCGTTTTCCACAGCGCCAGGGTGTTCTTCATACAGAGATCCTAATAATGGGTCGTATTTCATACAGGCCTTATGTGACCAGATCCAAAAAGATTGTATGAG GAACCATTTGCTAGATATACTTACAGATGTCAACAAAAGAGTAAGCAAGTACGATATACCCATTGAAGACAACCAGACAGTCAAAACGGCACCTTCATATTATACGTCTCTCACACATAAACTTCATTTCTTTCCAGTAAATTCAcgataa
- the LOC143058388 gene encoding caspase-3-like isoform X3: MEDVTAMIQKSKDCLTNFSPAVRQIEKIGKSGKIFEFLNIIQEKKHITSNNVSFLYQLLYDINRGELVHFLEPIKGYESNGFYPFDQSYSDELLKTFRQLNYKIERHEDLKSHQILEVADTLSKQDHSRYSSVVVCILSHGGLRSVYGVDGFPVPVRNLTEKFTGSNCKSLAGKPKLFFVQACQGSKEQIVQRRIAKRPVARALNDVIRVETDEDDTVEDVIPDESDFLLAFSTAPGCSSYRDPNNGSYFIQALCDQIQKDCMRNHLLDILTDVNKRVSKYDIPIEDNQTVKTAPSYYTSLTHKLHFFPVNSR, translated from the exons ATGGAAGATGTTACAGCAATGATACAGAAATCAAAAGACTGTTTGACGAATTTTTCTCCCGCTGTTCGTCAAATAGAAAAGATAGGGAAAAGTGGGAAAATATTTGAATTCCTCAACATCATTCAAGAGAAAAAACATATCACATCAAACAACGTTTCATTTTTGTACCAACTACTATACGACATTAACCGGGGAGAATTGGTACATTTCTTGGAACCCATTAAAG gtTATGAATCAAATGGCTTTTATCCTTTTGACCAGAGCTACTCAG ATGAACTCTTAAAAACCTTTAGACAGTTAAATTACAAAATAGAGAGACACGAAGATCTCAAATCTCATCAAATACTCGAGGTTGCTGACACCCTATCAAAGCAAGATCACAGTAGATACAGTTCTGTGGTAGTTTGTATTCTTTCCCATGGAGGTCTCCGGTCTGTATATGGTGTTGATGGATTCCCAGTACCAGTAAGAAATCTTACTGAAAAGTTTACAGGGTCAAATTGTAAAAGTTTAGCCGGAAAACCAAAGCTGTTCTTTGTGCAAGCTTGTCAGGGAAGCAAGGAGCAAATTGTTCAAC GCAGAATAGCTAAAAGACCAGTAGCGAGAGCTCTAAATGATGTCATACGTGTAGAAACAGACGAAGATGATACTGTTGAAGATGTCATTCCTGACGAAAGCGATTTCTTATTAGCGTTTTCCACAGCGCCAGGGTGTTCTTCATACAGAGATCCTAATAATGGGTCGTATTTCATACAGGCCTTATGTGACCAGATCCAAAAAGATTGTATGAG GAACCATTTGCTAGATATACTTACAGATGTCAACAAAAGAGTAAGCAAGTACGATATACCCATTGAAGACAACCAGACAGTCAAAACGGCACCTTCATATTATACGTCTCTCACACATAAACTTCATTTCTTTCCAGTAAATTCAcgataa